Proteins encoded within one genomic window of Bdellovibrio sp. ArHS:
- a CDS encoding cytochrome c peroxidase → MKSSLVIFATVFIFSLNAIPSSLDKELAKTAKALFGIIPAKTATPDKISSEQIELGRKIFFDYRLSKDGSTACVRCHQPQYYSTDRLAQSAGFNNNKGARNAQSILNLQFQEVVHWRNDRASLEDQALRSFTTPLSFGNSSPAEAIKRFELAGYLPLFKKAFPKADKPLTLENAAAALGLYQRSLTTRAPFDQFLEGDIDAISNEARKGLKEFMTVGCATCHNGPAVGGRSMQKFGIYQNYWTLTKSQNPDKGRQEISKKDEDLYVFKVPSLRNVTETAPYFHDASAKDIETAIRWMGKLQLNKDLTDDQVRSIKAFLESLKGPLPKNFREAPTLPSEPYAGPELLQ, encoded by the coding sequence ATGAAATCATCCTTAGTCATTTTTGCGACTGTTTTTATTTTTAGCTTAAATGCAATCCCGTCTTCCTTAGATAAAGAGCTGGCGAAAACCGCAAAGGCTTTATTTGGGATTATTCCGGCCAAAACGGCAACGCCAGATAAAATATCCAGTGAGCAAATTGAACTCGGAAGAAAAATCTTTTTCGACTATCGCCTTTCTAAAGACGGCAGCACCGCTTGTGTGCGCTGTCATCAGCCGCAATATTACAGCACCGATCGCCTCGCCCAATCGGCTGGATTCAATAATAATAAAGGTGCACGCAATGCTCAGTCCATCTTGAATCTCCAGTTTCAAGAAGTCGTGCATTGGCGCAATGATCGAGCCAGTCTGGAAGATCAAGCTCTGCGCTCGTTCACAACTCCACTCAGTTTTGGAAACTCTTCACCTGCTGAAGCAATAAAAAGATTTGAACTTGCTGGATACCTGCCTTTGTTTAAAAAAGCGTTTCCTAAAGCGGATAAACCTCTGACGCTCGAGAATGCGGCTGCGGCTTTGGGACTCTATCAAAGATCCCTGACAACCAGAGCTCCATTCGATCAATTTTTAGAGGGTGATATTGATGCTATCTCGAACGAAGCTCGTAAGGGTCTCAAGGAATTCATGACGGTCGGCTGCGCGACTTGCCACAACGGCCCGGCGGTTGGCGGTCGAAGCATGCAAAAGTTCGGCATCTATCAAAACTATTGGACACTGACAAAATCGCAAAATCCCGACAAAGGGCGCCAAGAGATTAGCAAGAAAGACGAAGATCTTTATGTTTTCAAAGTGCCTTCTCTGCGCAACGTAACTGAAACAGCTCCGTACTTCCATGATGCTTCGGCAAAAGATATAGAGACCGCGATCCGTTGGATGGGAAAACTTCAGCTCAACAAAGATCTTACGGATGATCAGGTAAGGTCGATCAAGGCGTTCTTGGAAAGTCTTAAGGGACCACTGCCGAAAAATTTCCGTGAAGCCCCCACTTTGCCTTCAGAGCCCTACGCAGGCCCTGAGCTCTTACAATAA
- a CDS encoding AarF/UbiB family protein produces MGSVLSNRFKRTLELTKMATKIGFQELTSGDLQSRIEQAKILTESLGHLRGAAMKAGQLLSLDLHDYFPPEAIQILSELQNQVRENPELDLIQTLKKELSKDQLSELSEIQYRPFAAASMGQVHKARAADKPIVIKAQYPHLEQSIENDLATLKKIISAFCFLTGRNMNLDYLFTEIEETLLLETDYLKEAEALSSFRKLFDSHTWRHAKISTPAPLPHLSTRKVLCLTYEPGLTFKEWIDTRPNKQKRELIAKSLLDLYVMEFFEWGFVQTDPNPGNFLIRESPDLEIIALDFGASKAYPADFRRKYIELLKAIQNSKNEDIVQRAVDFELLDPRETSQAKAIFVELMMLGMSPFFHEQGAKFNFKDDEFLKRNSQLSRQLIQNLKFSPPPHKLIFLHRKLGGIFAALRKLEVELDLHEYWEQIVRVRA; encoded by the coding sequence ATGGGATCTGTTCTTAGCAATCGTTTTAAACGAACGCTTGAGCTTACCAAAATGGCGACGAAAATCGGGTTCCAGGAACTCACATCCGGGGATCTTCAATCCAGAATAGAACAGGCTAAGATTCTTACTGAAAGCCTCGGGCATTTACGAGGGGCCGCGATGAAAGCGGGCCAACTGCTAAGCCTCGACTTACATGACTATTTTCCGCCGGAAGCGATACAAATCCTATCGGAACTGCAAAATCAGGTTCGGGAAAATCCAGAGCTCGATTTGATACAAACACTTAAAAAAGAGCTGAGTAAAGACCAACTTTCAGAACTGAGTGAAATCCAGTACCGACCGTTCGCAGCCGCCAGCATGGGACAAGTTCATAAGGCCAGAGCGGCCGACAAGCCGATTGTTATCAAGGCTCAATATCCTCATTTGGAACAATCCATTGAAAATGATCTTGCTACTTTAAAGAAAATCATCTCTGCCTTCTGCTTTTTGACGGGCAGAAATATGAATCTCGATTACTTGTTTACGGAAATTGAAGAAACCCTTCTTCTCGAAACAGACTACCTCAAGGAAGCCGAAGCGCTCTCGAGCTTTCGTAAATTGTTTGACTCACATACGTGGAGACATGCCAAAATTAGCACCCCCGCTCCCCTGCCCCATCTTAGTACCAGAAAAGTTCTTTGCCTGACTTACGAACCGGGACTCACGTTCAAAGAATGGATTGATACACGTCCTAACAAGCAAAAACGTGAACTCATCGCAAAGTCGCTGTTGGATCTATATGTCATGGAGTTTTTTGAATGGGGCTTCGTCCAAACCGATCCTAATCCGGGAAACTTTTTAATCCGCGAGAGTCCTGACCTTGAGATTATTGCCCTCGATTTTGGCGCTTCGAAAGCGTATCCAGCCGATTTTAGAAGAAAGTATATAGAACTTCTCAAAGCGATTCAAAACTCAAAAAACGAAGACATCGTGCAAAGAGCTGTTGATTTTGAACTTTTAGATCCAAGAGAGACATCGCAGGCAAAGGCCATTTTTGTTGAACTCATGATGTTGGGAATGAGTCCGTTCTTTCACGAACAAGGCGCTAAATTCAATTTTAAAGACGATGAGTTTTTAAAACGAAATTCTCAGCTTTCAAGGCAACTTATACAGAACCTCAAATTTTCCCCTCCACCTCATAAACTGATTTTTCTTCATAGAAAATTAGGCGGTATATTTGCTGCGCTTAGAAAACTTGAGGTCGAATTGGATTTGCATGAATACTGGGAGCAAATCGTGAGGGTGCGCGCGTGA
- a CDS encoding DUF393 domain-containing protein: MQKARDMSQYEIAVYYDGLCHLCSREIEHYKKMKGANNIWFVDITSSDFNAATEGLDPHKIHQSLHVKDKDGQVYLGVDAFIMIWTQLNSLKKVASVASFKPVKRLLQTGYFLFAKIRPLLPRKNCSDSPYCEVLFDQKK; encoded by the coding sequence ATGCAAAAGGCAAGAGATATGTCTCAATATGAAATTGCGGTCTATTACGATGGTCTCTGTCATCTCTGTTCGCGAGAGATCGAGCACTATAAAAAGATGAAGGGCGCTAACAATATATGGTTTGTCGACATCACCTCTTCCGACTTCAACGCTGCGACGGAAGGTTTAGATCCTCATAAGATTCATCAGAGTCTTCATGTTAAAGATAAAGATGGCCAAGTTTATCTGGGCGTCGACGCATTTATCATGATTTGGACTCAACTGAATAGTTTAAAAAAGGTTGCTTCCGTGGCTTCCTTTAAGCCCGTAAAGAGGCTTCTCCAAACGGGATACTTCTTGTTCGCAAAAATTCGCCCGTTGCTGCCGCGAAAAAACTGTTCCGACAGCCCCTATTGTGAAGTGTTGTTTGATCAGAAGAAGTAA
- a CDS encoding 2-oxo acid dehydrogenase subunit E2, protein MMFTKIDKISIFRKVALSLWGGGGDPSVYGFLELDVTRLKFSSSPTSLVIKGLSEVMKKHKELNFMMRFGRLYLRKSVSISVMVNIPQEGGDDLSFTTLRDVDRMSIVDIERQLTQNVGLVRRKEDPHLGFALRLLYKLPHFLTKMFLRVFDFLTHDLNLNLSFARLPQDPFGSVIVTNVGSLGIKKALVPLVPLTRAGLLISIGQISQEPVVVEGKIEIREIMHLGVTFDHRFFDGAQAAKMINDFAAFFKSIEK, encoded by the coding sequence ATGATGTTCACAAAGATCGACAAGATCTCAATTTTTAGAAAAGTAGCTCTATCGCTTTGGGGCGGAGGTGGGGATCCGTCTGTTTATGGATTTCTCGAACTCGATGTGACGCGCCTGAAGTTTTCGTCTTCGCCGACCTCTTTGGTTATCAAGGGCTTAAGTGAAGTTATGAAAAAGCACAAAGAGCTTAATTTCATGATGCGATTCGGACGGCTTTATCTTCGTAAGAGTGTCAGTATTTCGGTCATGGTGAACATCCCCCAAGAGGGCGGGGATGATCTGTCATTCACAACTCTTCGCGATGTCGATCGAATGAGTATCGTGGATATCGAAAGACAACTCACACAGAATGTGGGGCTAGTTCGACGCAAGGAAGATCCTCATTTGGGTTTTGCTTTGCGGTTGCTCTATAAGTTGCCGCATTTTTTAACGAAAATGTTTTTAAGAGTTTTTGACTTCTTAACTCACGATCTTAACTTGAACTTGTCTTTTGCTCGTTTGCCCCAGGATCCTTTTGGATCCGTCATTGTGACGAATGTGGGTTCCTTGGGAATTAAAAAGGCTTTGGTTCCGTTGGTACCTTTGACTCGGGCCGGTCTTTTAATTTCAATTGGCCAAATTTCCCAAGAGCCCGTCGTGGTGGAAGGGAAGATCGAGATCCGTGAGATTATGCATCTTGGTGTTACCTTCGATCACCGCTTCTTTGATGGGGCCCAAGCGGCAAAAATGATTAACGATTTTGCAGCGTTTTTTAAGTCGATTGAAAAATAG
- a CDS encoding FAD-dependent oxidoreductase: protein MSPFYDSIIIGAGISGLTLASRIRSQNKSFLILEKSAGVGGRMATRRGAHCTYDHGAQFIDLKKDEDNPWKETLKIEEQGKLWFSSSQSDYIVFPKGMTQFPKSLASTMNVKLNEKVIRIDMHDSFYVLTTEQGATYHTKELFITCPLPQSLSLLKDSQIPYPIELDEIRYASALVGLLEIQTNDKRLYSINHLQNVSDEIHAISNQWSKGVSQNLAFTVTMQPAWSEKYFAQEESETQLKILTAFQNALTPISSRDSYIISCSQLKKWRYSQPLQTHSSAFVAVTENIYLLGDAFGYGGIKGAIHSAYSVPLYE from the coding sequence ATGTCGCCTTTTTATGACTCTATTATAATTGGAGCGGGCATATCAGGCCTGACTCTTGCCTCCAGAATAAGAAGCCAAAACAAAAGCTTTCTTATCTTGGAGAAATCTGCGGGTGTAGGCGGAAGAATGGCCACACGCCGAGGTGCACATTGCACCTATGATCACGGCGCCCAGTTTATCGACCTAAAAAAAGATGAAGACAATCCATGGAAAGAAACTTTAAAAATCGAGGAGCAAGGAAAACTGTGGTTTTCTTCGTCCCAAAGTGATTATATCGTTTTTCCGAAAGGCATGACGCAATTTCCAAAATCGTTGGCAAGCACTATGAATGTGAAACTCAACGAAAAAGTCATACGCATCGATATGCATGATAGCTTCTATGTTCTGACAACCGAACAGGGAGCAACCTACCATACCAAAGAGCTTTTTATAACCTGTCCCCTACCGCAATCACTATCGCTTCTAAAAGATTCTCAAATCCCCTACCCAATAGAACTTGATGAGATTCGTTATGCATCGGCACTCGTGGGACTTTTGGAAATCCAGACGAATGACAAAAGATTGTACAGCATCAATCACCTGCAGAATGTTTCTGATGAAATCCACGCCATCAGCAACCAGTGGTCAAAAGGAGTCAGTCAAAATCTTGCCTTTACGGTCACTATGCAACCGGCCTGGAGTGAAAAGTATTTTGCGCAAGAAGAATCCGAAACACAATTGAAGATTTTGACCGCCTTTCAAAATGCGCTGACCCCTATCAGCTCGCGCGATTCGTATATCATTTCCTGTTCGCAGCTTAAAAAATGGAGATATAGCCAGCCTCTACAGACACATAGTTCGGCCTTTGTAGCTGTGACAGAAAATATCTATCTCTTAGGCGATGCTTTTGGATATGGCGGCATAAAAGGAGCTATTCATTCAGCCTACTCGGTCCCTCTTTACGAATAG
- a CDS encoding HTH domain-containing protein, whose protein sequence is MSVPTSHTEINKLRDLSESIGDFIRYWGFRRIHGQIWTQVFLSKSSLSGAELTQRLGVSKALISPALSELESYGLILMHEDGRKTKRYSAAPNVIQVIKDILKEREAKIIANTKDQFEELAKVSQKRGDQVSLVETEKLKELGDMITLAQFALNFILSQSDEDSLACWTEEALKNLSE, encoded by the coding sequence ATGAGCGTTCCAACTTCGCACACAGAGATCAATAAGCTACGGGACCTGTCAGAGTCGATCGGCGACTTTATCCGTTACTGGGGCTTCCGCAGAATTCATGGGCAAATCTGGACGCAAGTATTTCTATCGAAATCCAGTCTTAGCGGTGCTGAACTGACCCAAAGACTGGGAGTTTCTAAAGCTCTTATTAGCCCAGCTCTTTCCGAATTAGAATCCTATGGGCTTATTCTAATGCATGAAGATGGCAGAAAAACAAAACGCTACTCAGCTGCTCCGAATGTCATTCAAGTGATTAAAGATATACTTAAAGAGCGCGAAGCAAAAATCATTGCCAATACAAAAGACCAATTCGAGGAACTCGCCAAAGTCTCGCAAAAAAGAGGCGATCAAGTCTCGCTAGTCGAAACAGAAAAACTCAAAGAGTTAGGCGATATGATCACTCTGGCGCAATTTGCTCTTAACTTCATATTAAGCCAAAGCGATGAGGATTCTCTGGCCTGCTGGACTGAGGAAGCCCTAAAAAATCTAAGTGAATAG
- a CDS encoding heme-binding protein produces the protein MAIEEPEYKVESIGAHYEVRQYKPLVVAETTIESDFESAGNQAFRILAAYIFGANKSKTKIAMTAPVNQQAVSEKIEMTAPVTQTRNATGFLVQFTMPKKYSLATLPEPDDSRVHLRQLPARKVAVYTYSGSWSESRYQEKLKILQESLKKAGLETAGEPVLARYNSPFQLWFLRRNEIWIEIKSK, from the coding sequence ATGGCGATCGAAGAACCAGAATACAAAGTCGAATCCATCGGTGCTCATTATGAAGTGCGGCAATACAAACCGCTGGTGGTTGCCGAAACGACAATCGAATCTGACTTCGAAAGCGCTGGCAACCAGGCATTTCGCATTCTGGCCGCCTACATTTTTGGCGCCAATAAGTCCAAAACAAAAATCGCAATGACAGCGCCCGTGAATCAACAGGCTGTTTCGGAAAAGATTGAAATGACAGCACCAGTGACTCAGACCAGAAATGCCACTGGTTTTCTAGTGCAGTTTACGATGCCCAAGAAGTACTCTCTGGCAACTTTGCCTGAGCCCGATGATTCGAGGGTTCATTTACGGCAATTACCGGCGCGCAAAGTGGCGGTGTATACCTACTCCGGATCGTGGTCAGAATCGCGCTATCAAGAGAAGCTCAAGATCCTGCAAGAGTCGTTAAAAAAAGCGGGCCTAGAGACCGCTGGCGAGCCTGTCCTTGCCCGGTATAACTCTCCGTTTCAGCTGTGGTTTTTACGCCGAAATGAGATTTGGATAGAAATTAAGTCCAAGTAA
- a CDS encoding carboxymuconolactone decarboxylase family protein: protein MATDRQPDKQSVNKEVKPLSPSSQRPPSKWKAVDEAFAEMRQTFGAIPEFAKYMTEESIPGIWAEVKNLSFSSNTALESKLKNLIGISVAAQIPCEMLGYFEYTRSVNNGATPQEQAEACAMAAITRHWSTVLNGSQMEKDAFKKEAEQIMSYVKQMMDKSGGKPPAAEAFMVKFSNAAETYKDIEKTLGLIPKFFLLFPEEGIAGAWSEFKAVQLNPHTSLAAKQKELIGIAVAAQIPCDYCITFHRLAAKLNGATDREIQEAIAIAALSRHWSALFHGMQLDLATFKKDADLMLNKSGEKRLTS, encoded by the coding sequence GTGGCAACAGACAGACAACCAGATAAGCAATCAGTCAATAAAGAGGTGAAGCCCTTAAGTCCCTCCAGTCAGCGCCCGCCATCAAAATGGAAGGCCGTTGATGAAGCCTTTGCAGAAATGCGCCAAACCTTTGGCGCGATCCCTGAATTCGCCAAATACATGACGGAGGAGAGCATTCCCGGTATTTGGGCGGAAGTAAAGAATCTGTCTTTCAGTTCTAACACCGCTTTGGAGTCAAAACTTAAAAATCTTATTGGTATTAGTGTGGCCGCGCAGATTCCTTGCGAAATGTTGGGGTATTTTGAATATACGAGGAGCGTGAATAATGGGGCAACACCCCAGGAACAAGCTGAGGCCTGCGCCATGGCGGCCATAACCCGCCACTGGAGTACCGTCTTAAATGGCTCGCAAATGGAAAAAGACGCTTTCAAAAAAGAAGCTGAACAAATCATGTCCTATGTAAAACAAATGATGGATAAATCCGGAGGAAAGCCGCCTGCTGCCGAAGCATTTATGGTGAAGTTTTCCAACGCCGCAGAGACTTACAAAGACATTGAGAAGACCCTGGGGCTCATACCAAAATTTTTCCTGCTCTTTCCAGAAGAGGGAATTGCGGGCGCGTGGAGTGAGTTTAAAGCCGTGCAACTGAATCCGCACACTTCATTGGCGGCGAAGCAAAAGGAATTGATTGGAATCGCGGTGGCAGCTCAAATACCTTGCGACTACTGCATCACCTTTCACCGTCTTGCCGCCAAATTAAATGGCGCCACAGATCGTGAGATTCAAGAGGCCATCGCGATCGCGGCCTTGAGCCGACACTGGAGTGCTTTATTCCATGGCATGCAGTTGGATCTTGCAACCTTTAAGAAGGATGCAGATTTGATGTTAAACAAATCAGGTGAAAAACGTCTGACATCTTAA
- a CDS encoding trypsin-like peptidase domain-containing protein: protein MIQPKKKTFAEQAREATKAVVRIHVQGFSETDPRAILDPRFVVPEEWSGSGFFINLNGEDGYLLTNSHVARNSVRLQIRSILTSDELFNVEVLGIVEDLEPDVALLRLTNSAKKRFLKYAGIKKVPALKLGFAVEVRRGDEVKTIGYPLGVDEPHFAGGEISNFIAGSGDTTERMVTDAAINLGNSGGPALGRGGWVIGINTAIIEGAENFGFITPIHLAKNVLDVFSRKRKAGLPRLGVLIQKNSVANAAILGTTKEEGVIVRKVLSGSPAEAMGLKARDLLLAINNQSLDRHGNIVEESKSRKRNIYDILHGIAEGNPVTVKVVRAGKILKFKKELFCWNPDEISQKPVLVDREFMSFGGLILQEVCTDIVSALIAYGYNRDVILKDFYMGNSKLVVTHLCSGSLAEEMGLYASDFVVAAQGERARDLKSLSLVLHDAKKNRAQHILLEFSSGSIGNFEMKHLAPGELFIQRIQPTQLQI, encoded by the coding sequence ATGATCCAGCCCAAAAAAAAGACTTTTGCAGAACAAGCCCGGGAAGCAACGAAGGCCGTTGTGAGAATTCATGTTCAGGGCTTTAGTGAGACTGATCCACGGGCTATTCTGGATCCGCGGTTTGTGGTTCCGGAAGAGTGGAGTGGTTCGGGCTTTTTTATCAATCTAAATGGTGAAGATGGCTATCTTTTAACCAACAGCCATGTAGCGCGGAATTCAGTGCGTCTGCAAATTCGCTCGATACTGACCAGTGATGAGCTTTTCAATGTTGAAGTGCTTGGGATCGTAGAAGACCTAGAGCCCGATGTAGCCCTGCTACGTTTAACGAATTCTGCGAAAAAAAGATTTCTGAAATATGCCGGTATTAAAAAAGTACCTGCTCTTAAATTAGGGTTCGCGGTGGAAGTTCGCAGAGGCGATGAAGTAAAAACCATTGGCTATCCATTGGGCGTCGACGAACCCCATTTTGCGGGTGGGGAAATTTCAAATTTTATCGCTGGGAGTGGCGACACCACCGAGCGCATGGTGACGGATGCGGCGATCAATCTTGGAAATAGTGGCGGGCCGGCATTAGGACGCGGAGGCTGGGTTATCGGAATCAACACGGCCATCATTGAAGGCGCTGAAAACTTCGGCTTTATCACCCCGATTCATTTGGCGAAGAATGTTCTCGATGTCTTTTCACGAAAAAGGAAAGCGGGACTGCCCCGGTTGGGCGTGCTGATTCAAAAGAACTCGGTTGCGAATGCTGCTATTCTGGGCACCACTAAGGAAGAAGGTGTCATTGTTCGCAAGGTTCTATCAGGCAGTCCTGCCGAAGCAATGGGTTTAAAGGCTCGTGATTTACTTCTGGCCATCAATAATCAAAGTCTTGATCGTCACGGCAATATTGTCGAAGAAAGTAAATCCCGTAAAAGAAATATCTATGATATTTTGCATGGAATTGCAGAAGGAAATCCGGTCACAGTCAAAGTGGTGCGAGCCGGGAAGATTCTGAAGTTCAAAAAGGAATTGTTCTGTTGGAATCCAGATGAAATTTCTCAGAAGCCGGTTTTGGTTGATCGAGAATTCATGTCCTTTGGAGGATTGATTTTGCAAGAGGTCTGTACCGACATTGTCTCGGCGTTAATTGCCTATGGGTACAATCGAGATGTCATCTTAAAAGACTTCTATATGGGGAACTCGAAGCTAGTAGTGACTCACCTATGTTCTGGAAGCCTGGCTGAGGAAATGGGCCTGTATGCTTCTGACTTCGTGGTTGCGGCTCAGGGGGAAAGAGCGCGTGATCTAAAGTCACTTTCTCTTGTTTTGCATGATGCAAAGAAAAACAGAGCGCAGCATATTTTGTTAGAATTTTCCTCGGGGTCCATCGGCAACTTCGAAATGAAACATCTAGCCCCCGGTGAATTGTTCATTCAAAGAATACAACCCACCCAACTTCAGATTTAA
- a CDS encoding phosphoribosyltransferase family protein, whose protein sequence is MAFKNREEVAVLLLKKLMKYKNQNPLILGIPRGAMPMARIIAEELNGELNAILIHKIPAPNQPELAIGSVGLSGKIYPLSLIKEYSIPDSYVQAAAKKQLEVLKRRKAQFQLPELNCKDRIVIVVDDGIATGATALGAINEIRSQHPKKIVLAAGVVPESTSAKMRSLVDEFIVLEEPEYFYAVSQFFEEFKEVTDDDVMEILKNVKQSRRSQEAHP, encoded by the coding sequence ATGGCTTTCAAGAATCGAGAAGAAGTCGCGGTCCTGCTTCTTAAAAAGTTAATGAAATATAAAAATCAGAACCCTTTGATTTTAGGGATTCCCCGGGGGGCGATGCCTATGGCCCGAATCATTGCCGAGGAGCTCAATGGCGAATTGAATGCTATTTTGATTCATAAAATTCCCGCACCCAATCAGCCGGAATTGGCGATTGGGTCTGTGGGTTTGTCAGGAAAAATCTATCCCCTGTCTTTGATTAAGGAATACAGCATTCCAGATTCCTATGTTCAAGCTGCCGCCAAAAAGCAACTGGAAGTTTTGAAAAGACGAAAAGCACAATTTCAGTTGCCGGAGCTGAACTGTAAAGATCGGATCGTCATCGTTGTGGATGACGGCATCGCCACCGGGGCCACGGCCCTTGGAGCGATCAATGAGATTCGTTCGCAGCATCCGAAGAAAATAGTCCTTGCGGCAGGGGTTGTACCTGAGTCGACTTCGGCCAAGATGCGCAGCTTGGTGGATGAGTTCATCGTCCTGGAAGAGCCTGAGTACTTCTATGCCGTCAGCCAGTTTTTCGAGGAATTCAAAGAGGTCACTGATGATGATGTGATGGAGATCCTAAAAAATGTCAAACAATCAAGGCGTTCTCAAGAAGCCCATCCCTAG
- the prs gene encoding ribose-phosphate diphosphokinase, which produces MSNNQGVLKKPIPRIYSFGSGQILALELCKYLGLELEKIKEERFPDGEIKIKPMEAVSSQDVVILHSMAFEPEQTPNDKICELLLFISQLKDEGAGSITAILPYLSYSRSDQKKDFQDPLTLKHLAILYEAAGIEKIITLDVHNLAAYQNAFRCSSVNLEAAPLFCDVIKSKGATGSLVVLSPDIGGIKRAEKFRHLLQGALAKPVAMAFVEKYREKEGLQGQALVGNVHEADIIIYDDMISTGKTVLRAVEAVRKKGARTVTVIATHGLFSENREALLNSSLINELWVTDSNPTLRRPLFKEFPKLKVISCAPLLAQGLGLKS; this is translated from the coding sequence ATGTCAAACAATCAAGGCGTTCTCAAGAAGCCCATCCCTAGGATTTACAGCTTTGGCAGCGGCCAGATCTTGGCTCTGGAGCTTTGTAAATATCTGGGCTTGGAGCTTGAAAAGATCAAAGAGGAAAGATTTCCCGATGGGGAGATAAAAATTAAGCCGATGGAAGCGGTTTCTTCACAAGACGTCGTGATACTGCATTCCATGGCTTTTGAGCCCGAGCAAACTCCCAATGATAAAATCTGCGAGCTGCTGTTGTTTATCAGTCAACTTAAGGATGAGGGCGCGGGTTCGATCACCGCCATCCTGCCTTATTTGTCTTATTCGCGATCAGATCAAAAAAAGGACTTTCAAGATCCGCTGACTTTAAAACATCTCGCAATTCTTTATGAAGCGGCCGGAATTGAAAAAATAATCACCTTGGATGTTCACAACTTGGCGGCCTATCAAAATGCCTTTCGCTGCTCCAGCGTAAATCTTGAAGCGGCCCCCTTATTTTGTGACGTCATAAAATCAAAAGGTGCGACGGGTTCACTAGTGGTCCTGTCGCCAGATATTGGTGGAATCAAGCGGGCCGAAAAATTCCGTCATCTTTTGCAAGGGGCTTTAGCAAAACCTGTCGCCATGGCATTTGTTGAAAAATATCGAGAAAAAGAGGGTTTGCAAGGACAGGCCTTGGTGGGAAATGTTCATGAGGCTGATATTATTATTTATGATGATATGATTAGCACAGGCAAAACAGTTTTGCGGGCGGTGGAAGCGGTTCGTAAGAAGGGCGCGCGCACGGTGACAGTCATTGCGACTCATGGTTTGTTTTCGGAAAACAGGGAGGCATTGTTAAATTCCTCCCTGATCAATGAGCTGTGGGTCACAGATTCCAATCCCACGTTGCGTCGGCCCTTATTTAAAGAATTCCCCAAATTAAAAGTTATTTCCTGTGCGCCACTGCTTGCTCAAGGGCTTGGTCTGAAATCTTGA
- a CDS encoding dienelactone hydrolase family protein has translation MKTGPGSLNKDEQEVVISYEGLRLNGILSIPKNAKGLVIFAHGSGSSRWSSRNNFVARELRKAGLATLLMDLLTPDEENDRAEVFNIESLAQRLIVAKNWLQTQKATRSLLVGYFGASTGAGAALVAAAREPKNIFAVVSRGGRPDLADRELRNVKAPTLLIVGGDDDVVIDLNRQAYSELPSQKKIEIIPGATHLFEEPGTLEQVAALATRWFNNYLISSATTQDFRPSP, from the coding sequence ATGAAAACAGGACCAGGATCGTTAAACAAAGACGAACAGGAAGTGGTGATTAGCTATGAAGGCCTTCGTCTGAATGGCATTCTGTCAATTCCCAAAAATGCCAAGGGCCTTGTCATCTTCGCACATGGCAGCGGCAGCAGCCGTTGGAGCTCCAGAAATAATTTTGTCGCTCGCGAGTTGCGCAAAGCAGGCCTGGCAACCTTGCTCATGGATCTACTCACACCCGATGAAGAAAATGATCGAGCGGAAGTCTTTAATATTGAATCTTTGGCACAACGTTTGATCGTTGCTAAAAACTGGCTCCAGACGCAAAAAGCCACACGCTCGCTGCTAGTAGGATATTTTGGCGCAAGCACGGGGGCCGGAGCCGCTTTGGTTGCGGCAGCTCGAGAACCCAAAAATATTTTTGCCGTCGTTTCTCGCGGAGGACGTCCTGACTTGGCAGATCGGGAACTTAGAAATGTCAAAGCACCCACCCTTTTAATTGTGGGTGGTGATGACGATGTGGTGATTGACCTAAACCGCCAAGCATATTCTGAATTGCCCAGCCAAAAGAAAATTGAAATTATTCCCGGAGCCACACATTTGTTTGAAGAACCCGGCACACTGGAACAAGTCGCGGCGCTGGCCACGCGCTGGTTTAACAACTATCTGATAAGTTCTGCGACCACTCAAGATTTCAGACCAAGCCCTTGA